The following proteins are co-located in the Gloeocapsa sp. PCC 7428 genome:
- the dxs gene encoding 1-deoxy-D-xylulose-5-phosphate synthase: MHLSEITHPNQLHGLSIRQLQQIARQIRDKHLQTVAASGGHLGPGLGVVELTLALYQTLDLDQDKVIWDVGHQAYPHKLITGRYSQFHTLRQKDGVAGYLKRCESPFDHFGAGHASTSISAALGMALARDLKGEKFKVAAVIGDGALTGGMALEAINHAGHLPKTNLLVVLNDNEMSISPNVGAISRHLNKMRLSPPVQFLSDNLEEQVKQIPFVGDSLETELERFKEGMKRLAVPKVGAVFEELGFTYMGPVDGHNLEELITTFKQAHKIGGPVLVHVATVKGKGYAIAEQDQVGYHAQSPFNLTTGKAIPSSKPKPPGYSKVFAHALVKLAENNPKIVGITAAMATGTGLDKLQAKLPQQYIDVGIAEQHAVTLAAGLACEGMRPVVAIYSTFLQRGYDQIVHDVCIQNLPVFFCMDRAGIVGADGPTHQGMYDIAYLRCLPNMVLMAPKDEAELQRMVVTGVNYTNGPIAMRYPRGNGYGVPLMEEGWEPVEIGKGETLRHGDDVLLLGFGSMVYPAMQVAEILSEHGIQATVVNARFAKPLDTELILPLAQRIGRVVTLEEGCLMGGFGSAVAEALLDADVVVPVKRFGIPDTLVDHASPDQSKAELGLTSPQIAQEVLKAFFNKTLSSVS, from the coding sequence ATGCACCTGAGTGAAATCACCCATCCTAACCAGTTGCACGGCTTATCGATTCGCCAATTGCAGCAAATCGCCCGTCAAATTCGGGATAAGCATTTGCAGACCGTGGCGGCGAGTGGCGGACACCTTGGACCTGGATTAGGTGTGGTGGAATTAACACTAGCGCTTTACCAGACCCTAGACCTCGACCAAGATAAAGTCATTTGGGATGTAGGTCATCAAGCCTATCCACATAAACTAATTACTGGTCGTTATAGCCAATTTCATACACTGCGGCAAAAGGACGGTGTAGCAGGCTATCTAAAGCGCTGTGAAAGTCCTTTCGATCACTTCGGCGCGGGTCATGCTTCCACAAGCATATCGGCTGCTTTGGGCATGGCACTCGCGCGCGATTTAAAAGGCGAAAAGTTCAAAGTTGCTGCGGTCATTGGTGATGGTGCCTTGACTGGTGGTATGGCATTAGAAGCGATTAACCATGCAGGACACTTGCCAAAAACCAACCTACTTGTGGTGTTAAACGACAATGAAATGTCAATTTCTCCGAATGTAGGTGCAATTTCGCGCCATTTGAATAAAATGCGTTTAAGTCCGCCAGTTCAGTTTCTTTCCGATAATTTAGAAGAACAAGTAAAACAAATTCCTTTTGTCGGCGATTCCTTAGAAACCGAACTCGAACGGTTTAAAGAGGGAATGAAGCGGCTAGCAGTACCCAAAGTTGGAGCCGTCTTTGAAGAATTAGGCTTTACATACATGGGTCCTGTTGATGGGCATAACTTAGAAGAACTGATTACGACCTTCAAGCAAGCACACAAAATTGGCGGACCGGTACTTGTTCATGTCGCGACTGTCAAAGGTAAAGGTTATGCGATCGCCGAACAAGACCAAGTAGGCTATCACGCGCAGTCGCCGTTTAACCTGACAACAGGTAAAGCAATTCCTTCGAGTAAACCGAAACCCCCTGGATACTCCAAAGTTTTTGCTCATGCTTTGGTAAAACTTGCGGAAAATAATCCTAAAATTGTGGGAATTACAGCCGCAATGGCTACAGGGACAGGACTCGACAAATTGCAAGCGAAACTTCCCCAGCAGTATATCGATGTTGGTATTGCGGAACAACACGCCGTCACTTTAGCCGCCGGCTTAGCTTGTGAAGGAATGCGCCCCGTCGTTGCGATCTACTCAACTTTCTTGCAACGCGGCTACGACCAGATTGTTCACGATGTGTGCATCCAAAACTTACCTGTGTTCTTCTGCATGGATCGTGCAGGAATTGTCGGCGCAGATGGTCCGACGCATCAAGGAATGTATGACATTGCTTACTTGCGTTGCTTACCTAACATGGTGTTGATGGCACCTAAAGACGAAGCCGAGTTACAGCGGATGGTCGTCACGGGTGTAAACTACACCAATGGTCCGATCGCGATGCGCTATCCTCGCGGTAACGGCTACGGTGTTCCTTTGATGGAAGAAGGTTGGGAACCAGTAGAAATCGGCAAAGGCGAAACGCTACGTCATGGCGACGATGTTTTGCTCTTAGGATTTGGTTCAATGGTGTACCCAGCAATGCAGGTAGCTGAAATTCTCAGCGAACATGGCATTCAAGCAACAGTCGTCAACGCGCGGTTTGCTAAGCCACTTGATACCGAATTGATCCTACCATTGGCACAACGCATCGGACGTGTTGTGACGTTGGAAGAAGGTTGTCTGATGGGTGGCTTTGGTTCGGCAGTAGCGGAAGCGCTGCTTGATGCAGATGTTGTCGTACCTGTCAAGCGATTTGGCATACCTGATACCTTAGTAGACCATGCTTCCCCCGATCAGTCTAAGGCAGAATTGGGTTTAACCAGTCCCCAAATTGCCCAAGAAGTGTTAAAAGCCTTTTTTAACAAAACACTTTCGTCGGTAAGCTAA
- the mtnA gene encoding S-methyl-5-thioribose-1-phosphate isomerase, whose amino-acid sequence MSSCPSQVFPVVWYENSVLLIDQTRLPHEYGFVEIHRCEDMAQAIKTMIVRGAPAIGVAAAYGMYLGARAIQTQNRDEFLHQLEEVAVMLRATRPTAVNLFWAIARMLKTAYETLGSVAEIQQALLQTAQTINAEDLQTCQAIGDRGLEVLPSTPEKLNILTHCNAGALATAGYGTALGVVRCAWAKGRLARVYADETRPRLQGAKLTAWECVQDGIPVTLITDSMAAHCMQRGLIHAVVVGADRIAANGDTANKIGTYSLAIVAQAHNIPFFIAAPRSTIDFALASGSEIPIEERDASEIYAIGDTTITPEGVEFYNPAFDVTPADLISAIITEYGAFAPNQLQEKLQANLV is encoded by the coding sequence ATGTCCTCTTGCCCCTCTCAAGTTTTTCCCGTTGTTTGGTATGAAAACTCAGTTTTACTGATCGATCAGACGCGGCTACCCCACGAGTATGGATTTGTCGAAATTCACCGCTGTGAAGATATGGCGCAGGCGATCAAAACAATGATTGTCCGAGGCGCGCCTGCGATTGGGGTTGCAGCAGCTTATGGAATGTATTTAGGGGCGCGCGCTATCCAGACTCAAAATCGCGACGAATTTTTGCATCAGCTAGAAGAAGTCGCCGTGATGCTACGCGCAACACGTCCGACGGCGGTTAACTTGTTTTGGGCGATCGCCCGAATGTTAAAAACAGCGTATGAAACATTAGGTTCAGTTGCAGAAATTCAACAAGCTTTGCTGCAAACCGCACAAACAATTAATGCCGAAGACTTGCAAACGTGTCAAGCAATCGGCGATCGCGGTTTAGAAGTTTTACCCTCTACTCCAGAAAAACTGAATATCCTCACACACTGCAACGCAGGTGCGTTAGCAACAGCAGGCTATGGTACAGCTTTAGGCGTCGTGCGTTGTGCTTGGGCTAAAGGGAGATTAGCGCGAGTTTATGCTGATGAGACACGTCCGCGCTTACAAGGCGCAAAACTAACGGCGTGGGAATGCGTTCAAGACGGAATTCCCGTTACATTGATTACCGATAGTATGGCAGCACATTGTATGCAACGCGGATTAATTCATGCTGTTGTTGTCGGTGCGGATCGAATTGCGGCGAATGGCGACACCGCGAATAAAATTGGTACTTACAGCTTAGCAATTGTTGCTCAAGCGCATAATATCCCGTTTTTTATTGCGGCTCCGCGTTCAACGATTGATTTTGCGTTAGCAAGTGGTAGCGAAATTCCAATTGAAGAACGCGACGCAAGCGAAATATATGCAATTGGTGACACGACAATTACTCCCGAAGGAGTTGAGTTTTACAATCCAGCATTCGATGTCACTCCCGCAGATTTGATTAGCGCAATTATTACTGAATACGGTGCCTTTGCTCCAAATCAGCTACAGGAAAAGTTACAAGCAAATCTGGTTTGA
- a CDS encoding N-acetyltransferase yields MVISRTIGWDEELHQQEPRPEMYTMVYGNCKLIGFFSIREASDYLYIHTIQLVVSFRGQGYGTTLLQHIENIARTKNLQRIQLSVFKENPAQRLYQRLGYKPIAEDEYLIRMEKLLEVN; encoded by the coding sequence TTGGTAATAAGTCGTACCATTGGTTGGGATGAAGAACTTCACCAACAAGAACCGCGTCCAGAAATGTACACGATGGTGTATGGCAACTGTAAACTCATTGGCTTTTTTTCAATTCGAGAAGCAAGCGATTATCTCTATATCCATACTATTCAGCTTGTAGTATCATTTCGCGGTCAGGGATATGGTACAACATTGCTACAACACATAGAGAACATCGCGAGGACAAAGAACCTACAGCGCATCCAGTTGAGTGTATTTAAAGAAAATCCTGCCCAACGACTATATCAAAGACTAGGTTACAAGCCCATAGCAGAGGATGAATACCTCATCCGTATGGAAAAGTTATTGGAAGTTAACTAA
- a CDS encoding ABC transporter ATP-binding protein, whose protein sequence is MAKVRLEDIKRKFNNVTAIEDITFEVPDGEFWVLVGPSGCGKSTILRTIAGLETATSGNLYIGDVLVNTIPARQRDVAMVFQNYALYPHMTVAENMAFGLQMRKVDAKIIRQRVETVARSLSLEHLLERKPKQLSGGQQQRVALGRAIAREAQVFLFDEPLSNLDAQLRDDTRAELKQLHQNLGITTVYVTHDQVEAMTLADRIVVLNQGRIQQIGEPQSVYAQPANRMVATFLGNPPMNILPAKYKNGNFVVENQIIPCSMHVRNALRLVEGQAVDLGIRPEDLFINEPQKNQEVIALTVEVKVVEPLGRETLIRASLLGSSVQVNIQQAGAIRLRLGDRLSLGLDVNQLFIFDSNTGDRLYPC, encoded by the coding sequence ATGGCTAAAGTTCGTCTAGAGGATATTAAACGCAAGTTCAACAACGTCACTGCAATCGAGGATATTACGTTTGAAGTTCCTGACGGAGAATTTTGGGTACTTGTCGGACCCTCAGGATGTGGTAAGTCTACAATTTTAAGGACGATCGCTGGACTAGAAACAGCAACAAGCGGGAACTTATACATTGGGGATGTGCTTGTCAACACTATTCCTGCGCGTCAACGCGATGTCGCGATGGTATTTCAAAATTACGCACTGTACCCGCATATGACAGTCGCAGAAAATATGGCTTTTGGGTTGCAAATGCGCAAAGTGGATGCAAAAATAATTCGCCAAAGGGTAGAAACCGTCGCGCGATCGCTGTCCCTCGAACATCTTTTAGAACGAAAACCCAAGCAATTATCTGGAGGACAACAACAACGCGTCGCACTAGGACGCGCGATCGCCCGCGAAGCGCAAGTATTTTTATTCGATGAACCTTTGTCTAATTTAGATGCGCAGCTACGCGACGATACTCGTGCAGAATTAAAACAGTTGCATCAAAATTTGGGCATCACGACAGTTTATGTCACGCACGATCAAGTTGAAGCAATGACTTTAGCGGATCGCATTGTCGTCCTCAACCAAGGTAGAATTCAACAAATCGGAGAACCGCAAAGCGTTTACGCTCAACCTGCAAATCGCATGGTTGCAACTTTCTTGGGCAATCCGCCGATGAATATTTTACCTGCAAAGTATAAAAATGGAAACTTTGTAGTTGAAAATCAAATTATTCCTTGTTCAATGCACGTTCGCAATGCCTTACGCTTAGTTGAGGGACAAGCAGTAGATTTAGGAATTCGTCCAGAAGATTTATTTATTAACGAACCACAAAAAAACCAAGAGGTGATTGCTTTAACAGTTGAAGTTAAGGTAGTAGAACCGTTGGGGCGAGAAACTTTAATTCGTGCGAGTCTACTAGGTTCGAGCGTGCAAGTCAATATTCAACAGGCGGGCGCAATCCGTTTACGCTTAGGCGATCGCTTATCACTAGGGCTTGATGTGAACCAGCTATTTATCTTTGACTCAAATACAGGCGATCGCTTATATCCGTGTTAG